A genomic stretch from Ureibacillus composti includes:
- the resA gene encoding thiol-disulfide oxidoreductase ResA has translation MEKKKKRTILRSVILVVLVAAIVYTVYSSATKDKVEVLQEGAEAPNFELVDLNGETHRLSDYEGQGVFLNFWGTWCEPCKKEMPAMDRQYAAYKDQGVHVLAVNIAQSDFEVQNFVDTYRLSFPVVIDKTKSVMTAYNINPLPTTMLISPEGKVEKIITGEMTEKQIASFMESIKPE, from the coding sequence ATGGAAAAGAAAAAGAAACGTACAATTCTGCGTTCCGTTATTCTAGTTGTTCTCGTGGCAGCAATCGTTTATACAGTATATAGTTCTGCAACGAAAGATAAAGTAGAAGTACTGCAAGAAGGCGCAGAGGCACCTAATTTTGAATTAGTTGATTTAAATGGTGAAACACATCGTCTATCAGATTACGAAGGCCAAGGCGTATTTTTAAACTTCTGGGGTACTTGGTGTGAACCATGTAAAAAAGAGATGCCTGCTATGGATCGTCAATACGCAGCATATAAGGATCAAGGTGTACATGTGTTAGCGGTTAATATCGCACAATCTGATTTTGAAGTTCAGAACTTTGTTGATACTTATAGGTTATCATTCCCTGTAGTAATAGATAAAACTAAAAGTGTCATGACTGCATATAACATTAACCCACTACCAACAACGATGTTGATTAGTCCTGAAGGCAAGGTGGAAAAAATTATTACTGGTGAAATGACTGAAAAACAAATTGCCTCTTTTATGGAGTCGATTAAGCCAGAATAG
- a CDS encoding cytochrome c biogenesis protein ResB — MEKIICVCNHENPVGTKICANCGRPLTEEEQNSKVLDMKYDGSAIRSKTYNKSIVDKIWNFFSSVKVGVSLIIITLVAASIGTIFPQEFYVSAGTELERELYYEKTYGSLGKLYYSLGLADIYSSWWFQVLVGMLGISIIVASLDRGLPLYKSLKNQRVKRHESFMKRQRVIAEGAITEGDSTRTLDLIEEKMKNLKYKVRREGNALLAERGRFARSGPYINHVGLIIFLLGVMFRLLPGFYVDEAMWIREGETRAVPGMDGYFLENEKFILETYDNDPTESQKQQGVNVVAKNYQTNVKLYKQSEDAVAGQSDNLELVQDYSIRVNHPLQQEGYSFYQMDFRLNELKEMRFSLTNKETGESLGPVNIDLTNPQKEYVIDDQTKVALLGYYPDFSGFENGEPQTKTPTPNNPAFIFKMFTPEKPDGEVSFVAIQQTIEPNGDNVYKMAFQGVETRNMSGLTVHKDRTIPILAIGGFIFLLGVAIGSYWSHRRVWVQQLDDGTIRLAAHTNKNWFTIKKDIDAITEYAHLPKYVDQLDVEDEEQNEKEGDNTL, encoded by the coding sequence ATGGAAAAAATCATTTGTGTCTGTAATCACGAAAATCCAGTAGGCACTAAGATTTGTGCAAACTGTGGGCGTCCTTTAACTGAAGAGGAACAAAATAGTAAAGTCTTAGATATGAAATATGATGGATCTGCCATTCGTTCTAAAACCTACAACAAATCCATTGTAGATAAAATTTGGAATTTCTTTTCTAGTGTAAAAGTGGGGGTTTCATTAATAATCATTACATTAGTAGCGGCATCCATCGGCACTATTTTCCCTCAAGAATTTTATGTTTCTGCCGGTACAGAACTTGAAAGAGAACTCTATTATGAAAAAACTTACGGTTCATTAGGAAAGCTTTATTATTCCTTAGGTTTAGCGGATATATATAGTTCGTGGTGGTTCCAAGTGTTAGTCGGTATGCTTGGAATTTCAATCATCGTAGCAAGTCTTGACCGTGGCTTACCTCTTTATAAATCTTTGAAAAATCAACGAGTGAAGCGACATGAGAGTTTCATGAAACGTCAACGTGTTATTGCAGAAGGTGCCATAACAGAAGGGGATTCAACTCGTACGTTAGATTTAATCGAAGAAAAAATGAAAAACTTAAAATATAAAGTGCGACGTGAAGGCAATGCACTTTTGGCAGAACGCGGACGATTTGCTCGTTCTGGTCCGTACATAAATCACGTTGGTTTAATTATTTTCTTACTTGGAGTTATGTTCCGTTTACTTCCTGGATTTTACGTAGATGAAGCCATGTGGATTCGTGAAGGGGAAACTCGTGCTGTTCCGGGAATGGATGGATACTTCCTTGAAAATGAAAAGTTCATTTTAGAAACATATGATAATGATCCAACAGAATCGCAAAAACAACAGGGTGTTAACGTTGTAGCGAAAAACTATCAAACTAATGTGAAATTATACAAACAGTCAGAAGATGCAGTAGCCGGACAATCAGATAATTTAGAATTAGTTCAAGACTACTCAATTCGAGTAAATCATCCATTACAACAAGAAGGTTACTCATTCTATCAAATGGATTTCCGTTTAAATGAATTAAAGGAAATGCGTTTCAGTTTAACGAATAAAGAAACTGGTGAATCGTTAGGACCCGTTAATATTGATTTAACAAATCCACAAAAAGAGTATGTGATTGATGATCAAACAAAAGTTGCATTATTAGGCTATTACCCAGATTTTTCTGGATTTGAAAATGGTGAACCACAAACAAAAACACCAACTCCAAATAATCCAGCCTTTATTTTTAAAATGTTCACACCTGAGAAACCTGATGGAGAAGTTAGCTTTGTGGCAATTCAACAAACGATTGAACCAAATGGAGATAACGTCTATAAAATGGCATTCCAAGGTGTTGAAACTAGAAATATGTCTGGTTTAACGGTTCACAAAGACCGGACAATTCCAATTTTAGCAATTGGAGGATTCATCTTCCTATTAGGTGTTGCGATTGGATCATATTGGAGCCATCGTCGTGTATGGGTACAACAATTAGATGATGGTACAATCAGACTTGCAGCACATACAAATAAAAACTGGTTCACCATTAAGAAAGATATCGATGCTATAACGGAATACGCACATTTACCAAAATATGTTGATCAGTTAGACGTTGAGGATGAGGAACAAAATGAAAAGGAAGGTGACAATACCTTATGA
- the ccsB gene encoding c-type cytochrome biogenesis protein CcsB, with amino-acid sequence MSLIDISGYLLFIAFIAYLVATLLFGGAIKSKKPDGAVQRAEKWGKVAITVTIIGLLSQLGYFITRWIYTGHAPVSNMFEFTTAFGMFIVGAFILIYFMYRVVVLGFVALPIAILIIAYAAMFPKEVNPLVPSLQSYWLTVHVITAALGQSILAISAVAGLIYLLKDINSKQKSRNRFWLEFILYFVVLVIGFVVSSITFKAMDYEAQFTYVDKEEFESEIVYYMPAVFGMNEYQVLTDDVMEPLVEMPPIINAKKLTTVFWSFIFGTVIYLLIRLITRRRIIEMLQPLVQKVNLPLLDEIGYRSVLIGFPVFSLGALVFAMIWAQEAWGRFWGWDPKEVWALITWLFYAAFLHLRLSKGWEGRKSAWLALIGFAIILFNLIVVNLVIAGLHSYA; translated from the coding sequence ATGAGTTTAATCGATATTAGTGGTTATCTATTATTCATCGCATTTATCGCATATTTAGTTGCAACATTACTATTTGGTGGTGCGATTAAGAGCAAAAAACCAGATGGGGCTGTGCAACGGGCGGAAAAATGGGGTAAAGTTGCCATCACTGTAACCATCATTGGTCTATTATCACAATTGGGATATTTTATTACTCGTTGGATCTACACTGGACATGCACCAGTAAGTAATATGTTTGAATTTACAACGGCATTCGGTATGTTTATTGTAGGTGCATTTATTTTAATTTACTTTATGTATCGTGTGGTGGTACTTGGTTTTGTTGCGTTACCGATTGCAATTTTAATTATCGCTTATGCAGCAATGTTCCCAAAAGAGGTCAATCCGCTCGTTCCATCTTTACAAAGTTATTGGTTAACGGTTCACGTTATCACTGCTGCCCTAGGTCAATCAATCTTAGCTATTAGTGCAGTTGCAGGCTTAATTTATTTACTGAAGGACATTAATTCGAAGCAAAAATCTAGAAATCGTTTTTGGTTAGAATTTATACTTTACTTCGTAGTACTTGTCATTGGGTTTGTTGTGTCTTCTATAACATTTAAAGCAATGGATTATGAAGCACAATTTACTTATGTTGACAAAGAAGAGTTTGAATCAGAAATTGTTTATTATATGCCTGCTGTATTTGGTATGAATGAATACCAAGTATTAACGGATGATGTTATGGAACCACTAGTGGAAATGCCACCGATTATTAATGCAAAAAAATTAACAACTGTGTTTTGGTCATTTATTTTCGGTACTGTCATTTATCTATTAATTCGATTAATTACTAGAAGAAGAATTATTGAAATGCTTCAACCGTTAGTACAAAAAGTTAATTTACCGTTATTAGATGAAATCGGCTACCGCTCTGTATTAATAGGCTTTCCTGTATTCAGTTTAGGTGCTTTAGTATTCGCGATGATTTGGGCACAAGAGGCATGGGGCCGTTTCTGGGGTTGGGACCCGAAAGAAGTATGGGCTTTAATTACTTGGTTATTCTATGCTGCATTCTTACATTTACGCCTATCAAAAGGTTGGGAAGGTAGAAAAAGTGCATGGTTAGCCTTAATCGGATTTGCCATTATTCTATTTAACTTGATCGTTGTAAACCTAGTAATCGCAGGTCTACATTCATACGCTTAG
- a CDS encoding response regulator transcription factor, which translates to MSENISVLVVDDEDRIRRLLKMYLEREGYDVDEAEDGEVALKKALQQDYHCILLDIMMPEKDGLQVVEELREKKTTPIILLTAKGEEANRVQGFELGADDYIVKPFSPREVVLRVKAILRRSSAFSPVTTTSTSKDLVVFPHLTIDHDAHRVTADGTEVNLTPKEYELLYFLAKAPDKVFDREQLLKEVWHYDFFGDLRTVDTHVKRLREKLNRVSENAAKMIVTVWGVGYKFEVVNE; encoded by the coding sequence GTGTCTGAAAATATTTCTGTATTAGTAGTAGATGATGAAGATCGCATTCGCCGTTTATTAAAAATGTACTTAGAACGCGAAGGCTATGATGTAGATGAGGCTGAAGATGGTGAAGTTGCATTAAAAAAAGCCCTCCAACAAGATTATCATTGCATATTATTAGATATTATGATGCCTGAAAAAGACGGTCTGCAAGTAGTAGAAGAACTACGTGAAAAGAAAACAACACCGATTATTTTGCTAACAGCTAAAGGTGAAGAAGCAAACCGTGTACAAGGGTTTGAATTAGGTGCGGATGATTACATCGTAAAACCTTTTAGTCCTCGTGAAGTTGTGCTACGGGTTAAAGCCATTTTACGCCGTTCTTCTGCATTCTCACCTGTTACAACTACTTCTACCTCAAAAGATTTGGTAGTGTTCCCACACTTAACAATCGATCACGATGCGCACCGTGTAACAGCTGATGGTACAGAAGTGAATTTAACACCAAAAGAATACGAATTGCTATATTTTTTAGCTAAAGCACCAGATAAGGTATTTGACCGTGAACAATTATTAAAAGAAGTTTGGCATTATGACTTCTTCGGAGACCTTCGAACAGTAGATACACATGTTAAACGTTTACGTGAAAAACTTAACCGTGTTTCAGAAAATGCTGCCAAGATGATTGTAACGGTTTGGGGCGTTGGATATAAATTCGAGGTTGTAAATGAATAG
- a CDS encoding ATP-binding protein produces the protein MNRIWNSIVGKLWGTILLLVSFVLFIFTVLMLEFLDDYYKQQSEASLMKTADTIESIVREYGLAEMSNSMLMALLDDDTNALLVSSNHEVISSYQTGLNQSEIQRTIIDNKQFSKINNSKEPLVKELILPSQDSEEKMESYLVLGTPLNTGESKQGALYIFQNPDVLHSTSEYTTKIVIFSAFIAFVLTTFFAFFLSSRITSPLRKMRERAFEIAKGRFEGQLPTTQNDEIGQLSVAFNQMGRQLKNHLEVINQEKEQLSSILTSMTDAVITFNRDREILVSNPPAERLLQKWFISKGLESKSPIPNEIYHMLEHVLEFEDKLVEDIEIEGSYYTLQISPLKSSGQSVRGAVAVIRDMTEQKKLDKLRSDFIANVSHELRTPIAMLQGYSEAILDDVVTTEEDRKEMIKIIYDESQRMGRLVKDLLDLARMESGHMRLYKDTVPVVNVIERITQKFAQVAKEKHVLLQFTSEISNDVLINIDEDRIEQVLTNLIDNAIRHTPDSGKVTVSLEHELSYAKIKVADTGEGIPKEDLPFVFERFYKADKARTRSKGGTGLGLGIAKNIVEAHKGNIRVDSTVNEGTTFTFYLPLD, from the coding sequence ATGAATAGAATATGGAATAGTATTGTCGGGAAGCTATGGGGAACCATATTGCTTCTCGTTTCGTTTGTTTTATTTATCTTCACGGTTTTAATGCTTGAATTCTTAGACGACTACTATAAACAACAGTCTGAAGCGTCGTTAATGAAGACTGCGGATACGATTGAAAGTATTGTACGGGAATATGGTCTAGCAGAAATGTCTAATAGCATGTTAATGGCCCTGCTCGATGACGATACAAATGCCTTACTTGTATCAAGTAATCATGAAGTCATTTCCTCGTATCAAACCGGTTTAAATCAAAGTGAAATTCAACGTACGATTATTGATAATAAACAATTTTCCAAAATTAATAATTCAAAGGAACCCTTAGTAAAAGAACTGATTTTACCTTCACAAGATTCGGAAGAAAAAATGGAATCATATCTTGTGTTAGGTACACCTCTAAATACGGGTGAATCTAAACAGGGTGCTTTATATATTTTTCAAAATCCTGACGTATTGCATTCCACGTCTGAATATACAACTAAAATTGTTATTTTCTCAGCGTTTATTGCTTTTGTATTAACTACTTTCTTCGCATTCTTCCTATCTTCTAGAATTACATCACCGCTACGAAAAATGCGAGAGCGTGCCTTTGAAATAGCAAAAGGTCGTTTTGAAGGGCAATTGCCAACTACTCAAAATGACGAAATAGGTCAATTATCAGTTGCCTTTAACCAAATGGGTAGACAATTAAAAAATCATTTAGAAGTCATTAACCAAGAAAAAGAGCAATTATCAAGTATTTTAACTTCTATGACTGATGCGGTTATTACATTTAATCGCGACCGTGAGATTCTAGTAAGTAACCCACCAGCAGAGCGGTTACTACAGAAATGGTTCATTAGTAAAGGGCTTGAAAGTAAAAGTCCAATACCAAATGAAATCTATCATATGTTAGAACATGTTCTTGAATTTGAAGACAAACTCGTTGAAGATATCGAAATAGAAGGATCTTATTATACATTGCAAATCAGCCCATTAAAAAGTAGCGGTCAATCTGTTCGAGGTGCCGTTGCGGTCATTCGGGATATGACCGAACAAAAGAAATTGGACAAGTTGCGATCAGACTTTATTGCCAATGTGTCACACGAACTACGAACACCAATTGCTATGTTACAAGGATATTCAGAGGCAATTTTAGATGATGTGGTGACTACTGAAGAAGACCGCAAAGAAATGATAAAGATCATTTATGATGAGTCCCAGCGTATGGGTCGCCTCGTAAAAGACTTACTGGACTTAGCCCGAATGGAATCGGGGCATATGCGGTTATATAAAGATACGGTTCCAGTTGTCAACGTAATTGAGCGAATTACACAAAAATTTGCACAGGTTGCAAAAGAAAAACATGTTCTTCTACAGTTTACTTCAGAAATTTCTAATGACGTGCTAATTAATATCGATGAAGATCGAATCGAACAAGTATTAACGAATTTAATTGATAATGCAATCCGCCATACACCTGATAGTGGAAAAGTTACCGTGTCACTGGAACATGAACTGTCTTACGCAAAAATTAAAGTTGCTGATACAGGGGAAGGGATTCCAAAAGAAGACCTACCATTTGTATTTGAGCGATTCTATAAAGCAGACAAAGCACGAACTCGGTCTAAAGGTGGAACTGGCTTAGGTTTAGGTATTGCGAAAAATATTGTTGAAGCCCATAAAGGGAATATACGAGTAGATAGCACCGTTAATGAAGGGACAACCTTTACGTTCTATTTACCACTTGATTAA
- a CDS encoding RNA polymerase sigma factor SigX has product MKDTESIFHRLYDQYHQDVFQFLIYLVKNRTVAEDLSHEVYVRVLKSYERFQGRSSEKTWLFAIAKNVAIDYFRKNSVRSSRNFDAFDWETEQLVSPTKSPELILELNDDLRQLLTALEKCTGDQKMVVIMRYIQELSIAETAEILNWTEAKVKTTQHRAIKNLREILTQDEKEASHYESRKMGRQQN; this is encoded by the coding sequence ATGAAAGATACAGAATCCATTTTCCATCGTTTATATGATCAATATCATCAAGATGTCTTTCAGTTTTTAATTTACTTAGTGAAGAACCGTACAGTTGCGGAGGATTTATCCCATGAGGTGTATGTAAGAGTACTAAAGTCATATGAACGGTTTCAAGGGAGAAGCTCCGAAAAAACTTGGCTATTTGCCATCGCGAAAAATGTAGCAATTGATTATTTTCGTAAAAATTCGGTTCGATCATCACGCAATTTTGACGCTTTTGATTGGGAAACAGAACAACTTGTTTCACCAACAAAATCGCCAGAATTAATATTGGAGTTAAACGACGACCTGAGGCAATTGCTTACCGCACTGGAAAAATGTACAGGTGATCAAAAAATGGTCGTCATTATGAGATATATTCAAGAGTTATCGATTGCAGAAACGGCGGAAATACTAAATTGGACAGAAGCAAAAGTAAAAACAACACAGCATCGTGCTATTAAAAATTTACGAGAAATTTTAACACAAGACGAAAAGGAGGCAAGTCATTATGAGTCACGAAAAATGGGACGACAACAAAATTGA
- a CDS encoding ECF transporter S component, translating into MQKSNLKLRSFITIAMLSSISFILMLLNFPLPGFPAFLMIDFSDVPALIATLTMGPVAGILVELFKNILEWLFAGAPTGIPVGQMANFATGVLFILPVYYIFKKLPNLKGLIYGIIVGTFTMSIGMSILNFAVFLPMYTYLLGWGTFDMKETIVLGILPFNIVKGILLLVVGIILFRTMKTWIENQRAQYLFQK; encoded by the coding sequence ATGCAAAAATCAAATTTAAAACTGCGATCATTTATAACGATTGCCATGTTAAGTAGTATTTCGTTTATTTTAATGCTATTAAATTTCCCGTTGCCAGGGTTTCCTGCCTTTCTAATGATTGACTTTAGTGATGTTCCAGCACTTATTGCAACATTAACGATGGGTCCGGTTGCAGGTATTTTAGTAGAATTATTTAAAAATATTTTGGAATGGCTATTTGCAGGTGCACCAACTGGAATTCCAGTAGGTCAAATGGCAAACTTTGCAACAGGTGTTTTATTTATTTTACCTGTTTACTATATATTTAAGAAATTACCTAATTTAAAAGGTTTAATATATGGAATTATTGTTGGTACATTCACTATGTCGATTGGTATGAGTATTTTAAATTTTGCAGTTTTCTTACCTATGTACACTTATTTACTTGGTTGGGGTACATTTGATATGAAGGAGACAATTGTACTTGGGATTTTACCATTTAATATTGTCAAAGGAATCCTGTTATTAGTTGTAGGAATTATTTTATTCCGCACTATGAAAACATGGATTGAAAATCAAAGAGCACAATATTTATTCCAAAAATAA
- the kynU gene encoding kynureninase: MNRNLTSRGFAEQLDSQDELKKYKEEFYTRNDVLYMDGNSLGLLSKRAEKTLLTLLESWKEFGIDGWTKGDHPWFYFSEKLGNLCAPLVGAKPEEVIMTGSTTSNLHQLLATFYKPTKGRTKILADELNFPSDLYAIKSQISLRGLDPSEHLILVKSLDGHTLAENKIIEAMQDDVAVIVLPSILYRSGQVLDLEKLTKAAHERGIIIGFDLCHSIGSIPHSLHDLGVDFAFWCNYKHLNGGPGAVAGLYVHENHFGKTPGLLGWFGSDKTKQFDLSIEMTPSSTAGAYQLGTPHVLSLAPLYGSLELFNEVGIQKVREKSLKLTNYMMSLIDNELGQCGFSYGNPKDESRGGHIYLVHDEAARICKALKEDGVIPDFRAPNGIRLAPVALYSSFLDVWETVQRLKTIMLEGKYKKFENERNVIA; this comes from the coding sequence ATGAATAGAAATCTAACTTCACGGGGTTTTGCTGAACAACTTGATTCACAAGATGAGTTGAAAAAATATAAAGAAGAGTTTTACACAAGAAATGACGTTCTTTATATGGATGGAAATTCATTAGGGTTATTATCAAAACGTGCGGAAAAGACGTTGTTAACATTATTAGAATCCTGGAAAGAATTTGGAATTGATGGCTGGACTAAAGGTGATCACCCGTGGTTTTATTTTTCTGAAAAACTCGGAAATCTGTGTGCTCCATTAGTTGGGGCAAAACCAGAAGAAGTGATTATGACTGGGTCAACAACGAGTAATCTTCATCAATTATTAGCAACCTTTTACAAACCGACCAAGGGAAGAACGAAAATATTAGCAGATGAGTTAAATTTCCCTTCAGATCTTTATGCCATCAAAAGTCAAATTTCATTGCGTGGGTTAGATCCATCTGAACATTTAATTCTAGTAAAAAGTTTAGATGGTCATACGTTGGCAGAAAATAAAATTATTGAGGCGATGCAGGATGATGTGGCGGTTATTGTACTTCCATCGATTCTATATCGTAGTGGTCAAGTGTTGGATTTAGAAAAGCTTACAAAGGCAGCTCATGAACGAGGGATCATCATTGGATTTGACCTTTGCCATTCGATAGGCTCCATACCACATTCATTGCACGACTTAGGGGTGGATTTTGCTTTTTGGTGCAACTACAAGCATTTAAATGGCGGTCCGGGAGCAGTTGCAGGTCTTTATGTTCATGAAAATCATTTCGGAAAAACACCTGGGTTATTGGGGTGGTTTGGATCTGATAAAACTAAACAATTTGATTTATCCATTGAAATGACGCCATCTTCTACAGCTGGAGCATATCAACTGGGAACACCGCATGTATTGAGCTTAGCTCCTTTATATGGCTCACTTGAGTTATTTAATGAAGTTGGAATTCAGAAAGTCCGAGAAAAATCTTTAAAGCTAACAAATTATATGATGTCTTTAATAGATAATGAATTAGGACAATGTGGGTTTTCATATGGTAACCCTAAAGACGAGTCTCGTGGAGGTCATATTTACTTAGTTCATGACGAGGCAGCTCGTATTTGTAAAGCGTTGAAGGAAGATGGAGTCATTCCGGATTTTCGTGCACCAAATGGAATACGTTTAGCACCTGTAGCTTTGTATTCTTCGTTTTTAGATGTGTGGGAAACGGTTCAGAGATTGAAAACGATTATGCTTGAAGGTAAATACAAAAAGTTTGAAAATGAGCGGAATGTCATAGCGTAA
- the kynA gene encoding tryptophan 2,3-dioxygenase, which yields MSNLNEKLKGEKGIHTDFKQDMTYSEYLQLEQVLSSQKLLSNHHDEMLFVIIHQVSELWMKLILHEMRSAIMAIQQNKMQPAFKMLSRVSKIQSQIIQGWDVLATMTPSEYLEFRDKLGKASGFQSYQYRLIEFALGYKTKHILKIYEKDVALSKLLHEAHKAPSIYDVSIQALARQGLPVNKDLLNRDFSVTYAGDETVAAAWKEVYLNVNKYWDLYQLGEKLVDIEDWLQQWRFRHMKTVERIIGFKVGTGGSSGVNYLKKVLDHRFFPELWDLRTNL from the coding sequence ATTTCTAATTTGAATGAGAAATTAAAGGGTGAAAAAGGGATTCATACTGATTTTAAACAGGATATGACATATAGTGAATATCTACAGCTTGAGCAAGTTTTATCGAGTCAAAAATTATTATCCAACCATCATGATGAAATGTTATTTGTGATTATTCATCAGGTAAGTGAGCTTTGGATGAAATTAATTTTACATGAAATGCGTAGTGCGATCATGGCGATTCAGCAAAATAAAATGCAACCAGCCTTTAAAATGTTATCGCGTGTTTCAAAGATTCAATCCCAAATTATTCAGGGGTGGGATGTGCTTGCAACGATGACACCTTCCGAATATCTGGAGTTTCGTGATAAACTAGGAAAGGCTTCTGGTTTCCAATCATATCAATACCGATTAATCGAGTTTGCGTTAGGGTATAAGACGAAGCATATTTTAAAAATCTATGAAAAAGATGTGGCGCTGTCGAAGCTATTACATGAAGCACATAAAGCACCAAGTATTTATGATGTATCTATTCAAGCGTTAGCGCGGCAAGGACTACCGGTGAACAAAGATTTATTAAATCGTGATTTCTCAGTTACTTATGCTGGAGATGAAACGGTTGCAGCGGCTTGGAAAGAAGTATATTTAAATGTTAACAAGTATTGGGATCTATATCAGTTAGGGGAGAAACTTGTAGACATCGAGGATTGGTTGCAGCAGTGGCGCTTCCGACATATGAAAACCGTCGAGCGAATTATCGGGTTTAAAGTCGGTACTGGTGGATCTTCTGGTGTAAATTATTTAAAGAAAGTACTAGATCATCGTTTCTTCCCCGAACTTTGGGATCTTAGGACTAATCTATAA
- a CDS encoding sodium-dependent transporter has translation MNSNNGQWSSKLGFILASAGAAIGLGAIWKMPYVTGQSGGGAFFLIFVFFTLLIGLPMLLSEYIIGRSAQKEAVTAYKILAPNKPIWSWIGKLGVIGCFLLLSFYSVVGGWIFVYSSVSVVGGIIDPAVNPGDFFNQVIGTPWITLLGLALFTIANVVVIALGVQNGIEKANKLMMPLLFILFIILVIRALTLDGAMEGLKFFLWPDFSKTTGESLLYALGQSFFALAVGFSCLVTYSSYLKKDVSLPQSAGSVVILTVFVSLLAGLAIFPVVFTFGMEPAEGPGLLFMVLPAAFGQMPFGEVFLAMFLILFLFATLTSSFSMYEIIVAALMEKLKMSRTKLTIILGVVVFIASIPSALTYSVFSDVSLYGRNIFDATDFFVSNMILPLGNLLIAIFLIHVMDKNLVKNELQLGSSMGEGYYKLYRTLMTFVVPVVIVIVLVYSLSNY, from the coding sequence ATGAATTCGAATAATGGACAATGGTCAAGTAAACTTGGCTTTATTTTAGCCTCAGCAGGTGCGGCGATCGGCTTAGGAGCTATTTGGAAAATGCCGTACGTGACGGGGCAAAGTGGTGGGGGAGCATTCTTCCTGATCTTTGTATTTTTTACGCTTTTAATTGGGCTTCCGATGCTGCTTTCGGAATATATTATTGGTCGCAGTGCACAAAAAGAAGCTGTAACTGCATATAAAATATTAGCTCCTAATAAGCCTATATGGTCTTGGATAGGTAAGCTTGGGGTAATCGGTTGTTTCTTGTTATTATCGTTTTATAGTGTGGTTGGTGGTTGGATTTTCGTATACAGTAGCGTTTCGGTTGTTGGTGGTATCATTGACCCTGCCGTAAATCCAGGTGACTTTTTTAACCAAGTGATTGGAACACCGTGGATTACGTTACTTGGTCTTGCGTTATTCACAATTGCTAATGTTGTTGTTATTGCATTAGGTGTTCAAAATGGGATTGAAAAAGCAAATAAATTAATGATGCCGCTTTTATTTATTTTATTTATTATTTTGGTGATTCGAGCATTAACTCTGGATGGAGCGATGGAAGGGCTTAAGTTCTTCTTATGGCCAGATTTCTCGAAGACAACAGGTGAGTCGTTACTATATGCATTAGGGCAATCCTTCTTTGCGTTAGCAGTAGGATTCTCATGTTTAGTGACATATAGCTCGTATTTAAAGAAAGATGTAAGTTTACCTCAATCGGCAGGTTCTGTTGTAATCCTAACTGTGTTTGTGTCTTTACTTGCAGGATTAGCGATTTTCCCTGTTGTGTTTACGTTTGGCATGGAGCCCGCTGAAGGACCTGGTTTACTCTTTATGGTACTGCCAGCTGCCTTTGGACAAATGCCGTTTGGTGAAGTGTTCTTAGCTATGTTTTTAATTCTTTTCTTATTTGCTACACTGACTTCTTCGTTTAGTATGTATGAAATCATTGTTGCTGCACTAATGGAGAAATTGAAAATGTCGCGAACTAAATTAACGATCATCTTAGGCGTTGTCGTATTTATTGCATCTATTCCATCTGCTTTAACGTATAGCGTATTTAGCGATGTCTCGCTTTATGGAAGAAATATTTTTGACGCAACGGACTTTTTTGTTTCTAACATGATTTTACCATTAGGGAATTTACTCATCGCTATTTTCCTTATTCATGTAATGGATAAAAATCTTGTGAAAAATGAATTGCAGCTAGGGAGTTCGATGGGTGAAGGGTACTACAAGCTATATAGAACATTAATGACGTTTGTTGTACCGGTTGTTATTGTAATTGTCCTTGTTTATTCGTTAAGTAATTACTAA